From Clarias gariepinus isolate MV-2021 ecotype Netherlands chromosome 2, CGAR_prim_01v2, whole genome shotgun sequence, one genomic window encodes:
- the LOC128508310 gene encoding G-protein coupled receptor 6, translating to MNESAAGNESVAGFPMASWLEAGVFSGNSSLALSSSSSSSSSSSSSSSSLLLDFPINPWDIMLCLSGTVIACENAIVVAIIFYTPTLRTPMFVLIGSLATADLLAGVGLILNFAFQYLISSETVSLITVGFLVASFTASISSLLVITVDRYFSLYNALTYLSERTLHCVHLMLLGAWGASLGLGALPVLGWNCVRDASSCSVVPPLTRTNVALLAVAFFAIFVLMLGLYCKICKIVCRHAHQIALQRHFLAPSHYAATKKGVSTLAIVLGTFGASWLPFAIYCLVGEREDPAVYTYATLLPATYNSMINPIIYAYRNTEIQRSLYVLFCGSARTDVSHRSRSPSEV from the coding sequence ATGAATGAGAGCGCGGCCGGGAACGAGAGCGTGGCGGGATTCCCCATGGCCTCGTGGCTGGAAGCCGGAGTCTTCAGCGGGAACAGCAGCCTCGCgctctcctcctcatcatcatcctcctcatcatcatcctcgTCGTCGTCGTCCTTGCTCCTCGACTTTCCTATAAACCCGTGGGACATTATGCTGTGCCTGTCCGGCACCGTGATCGCGTGTGAGAACGCCATCGTGGTGGCGATCATCTTCTACACGCCGACGCTGCGCACCCCGATGTTCGTCCTGATCGGCAGCCTCGCGACGGCCGACCTGCTCGCGGGAGTCGGACTCATCTTGAACTTTGCGTTCCAGTACTTGATCTCGTCCGAGACGGTCAGCCTGATCACGGTCGGCTTCCTCGTGGCCTCGTTCACGGCGTCGATCAGCAGCCTGCTCGTCATCACCGTGGACCGCTACTTCTCCCTGTACAACGCGCTCACCTACCTGTCGGAGAGAACGCTGCACTGCGTGCACCTGATGCTGCTGGGCGCGTGGGGCGCGTCGCTGGGGCTCGGCGCGCTGCCCGTGCTCGGCTGGAACTGCGTGCGCGACGCGTCCTCCTGCAGCGTGGTGCCGCCGCTCACGCGCACCAACGTGGCGCTGCTCGCCGTCGCCTTCTTCGCCATTTTCGTGCTCATGCTCGGGCTCTACTGCAAGATCTGCAAGATCGTGTGTCGCCACGCGCACCAGATCGCGCTCCAGCGGCACTTCCTCGCGCCGTCGCACTACGCCGCCACCAAGAAAGGCGTCTCCACGCTCGCCATCGTCCTGGGCACGTTCGGCGCGAGCTGGCTTCCCTTCGCCATCTACTGCCTGGTGGGCGAGCGCGAGGACCCGGCCGTCTACACGTACGCCACGCTACTTCCGGCCACCTACAACTCCATGATCAACCCGATCATCTACGCCTACCGCAACACCGAGATCCAGCGCTCGCTCTACGTGCTGTTCTGCGGCAGCGCGCGCACCGACGTGTCGCACCGCTCCAGATCACCGAGCGAGGTCTAG